The nucleotide window TCCGATATCGTAGTAAGAGGATTGTCGCACATGAGTCCCAATAGCCGCCACACCGCCGGTGCGGAATTGTCCAGGGTATTCGAGCATATCGATGCGAACAAAGATCAGTTCGTCAGCCGCCTGCTCGATTACCTGCGACACCCCAGTATCAGCGCCCACAACATCGGTATGAGCGAGGTCGCCGAACTCCTTGTGACGATGCTGAGCCGCTTGGGACTCGAAGCACGGACGATTCCGACCTCGGGATACCCGATGGTACTGGCGAGTTGGAATCGCGCACCAGGAGCACCGACCGTCTTGCTCTACGGCCATTACGACGTCCAACCTCCGGACCCGCTGGAAGCCTGGATCAGCCCGCCATTCGAACCGACGATCCGAGATGGGCGCATATATGCGCGGGGTGCCGGAGACAACAAGGGCCAACACTTCGCCCAGATCCTAGCATTGGAGTCACATTTCGCTGTACACGGCCGCTTGCCATGCAACGTGCTGCTCTTACTTGAAGGAGAAGAGGAGATCGGAAGTCCGAACATTGCGGAATTCGTTCGGGCTCACCGTGACCTGCTCAGAGCAGACTTGGTCATAACAGCCGATGGTCCGCTGCACGAGTCGAACCGTCCGATTATCACGTACGGGGTTCGCGGAATCGTATCCTTCGAGCTCCGGGCTCGTGCCGCAAATCGCGATGTTCATTCGGGCAACTTTGGCGGCGTCGTCCCAAATCCAATATGGACGCTGGTGCACTTGCTGGCAACAATGAAGAACGCAGATGGGGAGATTACAATTGATGGATTTCGCGATGATGTCGTGGCGCCGACAGAACGCGAGCGCGCCGCGACGGCACGATTGCCTCAAATTGCTGAGGATGTTAAGCGAGCTCTCAATCTCGCAACGTTGGATAATCCGGTAGATCGACCACCGGCTGATAGCCTGATGTTCTATCCGACATTGACTATTAACGGATTCCACGGGGGTTACGCCGGACCCGGACCGAAAACGATCGTGCCGCATGAGGCTTTCGTGAAATGTGATGCCCGTCTCGTGGAACGGCAAAACCCTGACGACATCCTTGATAAGATAGAGGCTCACGTAAAGAAACATGCCCCGGATGTCGAGTTCCTGCGCGTTGAGTCCACGCCACCGTCGAAGACGCCGCTTGATGCGCCGTTCTCACAAACTGTTCAATCTGCAGTGCATGCAGCGCACGGCGTAGAGCCTCTCATCTATTCCTCGCTCGGAGCAACTTTACCAGATTACGTCTTCACGAAGATCCTCGGCACACCCTCCTTTGTGGTGCCCTATGCTAACGCCGATGAGGCCAATCACGCGCCAAACGAGAACATCAGGATTGACTGCTTCCTGAAGGGAGTGCGCACTGGAGCTGCTGTCTTGGACGCTTTGGGCAAGTCTGTGGAATCAAGTGGACCTATTCACTCGGATGGTGAAAACGGGAGCTGGCTCGAACCGTGATCAGCGGCACTCGTTGCGTCCCAGAGACGATGGCGTCATCGGACGAGCAACAACAGGGCGAACGTTCTGCACGGCTGCCAAGCATAGTATGTCCACTCCTGCTGGCGGGGCCTGGTTGAGAATGGCGAGCCGCGCTGCATTCCTGCGGCACCAGGTGGTGGCGCATATACGCGCCGAAGGCGGGGCAAATTGAAGCTTGCCGGCAATTGGATCAAGATGTCGGCCTTCTGCGGACAGCGCCGCGCGTCAACCGCGCCCGCGCTTGGTGCTGACCGCGCCCATATCTGGAGGAGTTGGGATAGACCTAAATCTCGGATACCCTAGACCAACCAATGTTGCCCTGTTAGCCATTGATGTCGCCACGATGGGTAACGAAATGCCATAACATGGCTCTTCGACATGCTGCCCCGCCCCATCGCCTTCACTAAATCGGTGACTACACATTCCCGAATCAGTGCCAACAAGGCCTCTTCCGGCGTGCGTCGCGGGCTGAAGGAAACCGGGAAAATAGCCGCCCTTCAATCTCGGTGTCTCCAGCGCGATCCTGGACCCCAGTGGCTCAGAGCCGCCCTCGATTGCGGTTGCAATCAAGCTCCCGCAACTGTGAACGCGGCGCCGGTCCGCGCCTCGACCTCCATGTCCACGATCCGTTGGCCGTGAAGGCCAACATCTCGCGCACAAGGTCGCCGTCGGCCTGCCTCTCGACCGTAAGCGTGGCGCCGAGGCCCTTCAGATTGCTTGAGCGCAGACCTGAGAGCACCGTTAGAAGAGTCATCTTCGGCAAGGGTGCTCACAATGGACGACCATTCTGACGACATAAGACGACCGTTGTCGTCGCGTATCGAAGTGTATGCTGGTGCAGGTCGAAAGCGCTGGCCGGATGATTTGAAGGCACGGATTGTCGAGGAAAGCCTTGAGCCAGGCGCAGTTGTAACAGATATCGCACGCCGTCATGGCTGCCGGCCACAGCAGGTGCATGACTGGCGGCGCCGAGCGCGTTTAGGTCAATTGGTGCTGCCGTCTCCGGCGGATACATTATCGTTCGTGCCTTTGGTGTCGGAATCGGCGCCACCAGCGGCCGCGGAGCCCTCGGGATCGCGGGAAGCAGCAGTTGTTACGGTCGAGTTCCAGGGGGCACGAGTGGAGGTGCGGGGAACGCCTGGCCTTGTGTTGAGCGATGTGTTCATGGCACTCCGACGGACACGTTCATGCTGACGCTGCCCGCGAGCCTCACGATTTACGTCGCGACCCAACCTGTGGACTTCCGGAAGGGCGCGGATGGCTTGGCGCTCTTGGCGAAGGAGACGCTGGGCCATGACCCGATGAAGGGGGTGGCGGTGGTCTTCCGTGCAAAGCGCGCCGATCGGGTGAAGATTGTCGTCTGGGATGGCAGTGGCCTTGTGCTGTATTGGAAGCGGCTTGAGAGCAGCGCCTTCAAGTGGCCGCCGGTTGTTGACGGCGTGATGCGGATGAATGCCGCGCAGTTGTCGGCGCTTCTGGCCGGCATGGATTGGACGCGCATGCACGCGCCTCGAATCCCGCAGCCGAAAGCGCTTGCGTGAAGATATAAAATCTTCGCTGCATCGGGGCGCGAAGCATGGCAGACTCGGGCCGATGAGTGATTTGCCTGACGAGTTGCCGAGCGATCCAGCCGAGCTGCGTGTCTTTGCCGCGGCTCTGCTGGATCGCTGCGCCAGGCTCGAGCGGTTGCTCAAGCTTGCGAACGATGCGCAGTTCGGTCGATCGTCGGAAAAGTTGGACGCTGATCAGCTTCAGCTTGTTCTGGAGGATATCGATCAGGCCGTCGCGGCTCTCGAAGCAGCCGAGGACCGTGCCAATCCCAAAACCTGCGAGAAGAGAACTGCCAAGCGCAGGGCCAATCGTGGTCAGCTGCCGGAGCATTTGCCGCGCATCGTCGAAACCTTGCTGCCGGCTGCAACCTGCTGCCCGTCCTGCAAAGGCGGTCTCGTTGAGATTGGCCGCGATGAGAGGAGGCTGGACGTTGTACCGGCGCAGTATCGCGTCATCGTCACCCGCCGGCCCAAACTGGCCTGCCGCGCCTGTCATGGCGTCGTCCTCCAGCACGCCGCGCCCGAACGATTGATCAAGGGGGGACTGCCCACCGAGCGGCTGGTCGCGCATGTGATTGACGGCAAGTATCATTGGCATTTGCCGCTTTATCGCCAGGCGCAGATGCTGGCGACGCACGGTATCGCCATCGACCGTTCCACGCTCGCCTTCTGGGTCGGCTATGCCGCCCAGGAATTGAAGCCCTTGTGGCATCGTCTGCGCGAGCTGCTGCTCGCGTCCCCGAAGCTCTGTGTCGATGAGACCCCGGCGCCGGTCCTGGATCCGGGGCGCGGCAGGACCAAAACCGGCTACTTCTGGGCGCTCTCGCGCGATGACAGGCCTTGGGCCGGACCTGACCCACCTGGCGTGGTTTACGCCTATGCACCGGGCCGCGGCGCCGTTCATGGCTTGAGGCTGCTTGAGGGTTACCGCGGCATCATCCATTGCGATGGCTATGGGGCTTACAAGACCATGACCCGAGAGACGCGTGCGGACGCCCTGTCCGGCACGCTCGCCTTCTGCTGGTCGCATCTACGGCGCCAGTTTGTGAAGATCGAGCGCGAGGCTTCGCCGGCGCCGGCGCCGGTTGCCCGCGAGGCCCTCGAGCGCATCGCCCAGCTCTACGTGGTCGAGAAGGCACTCCGCGGCCGATCTGATGCCGAGCGCCGCGCGGGCCGACAAGCGCATGCCCGGCCTCTGGCTGCAGCCTTGAAGCAGTGGTTTGAGGCCACGCTTGATCACCTTGCACAGAAGAGCGACACGGCGAAGGCTTTGCGTTATGCGCTGCGTCATTGGGACGGACTGACGCTCTATCTTGATGACGGGCGCATCGAGATGGACACGAATGCGGTCGAGCGTGCGATGCGGCCGATCAAGCTCAACGCCAAGAACTCCCTTTTTGCCGGTTGCGACGAGGGTGCCGAGAGTTGGGCAGTACTAGCTTCGCTAATCGAGACCTGTAAGCTCAATAGCGTCAGCGCCGAGCACTGGCTCTCCGACGTCCTTGCGAAGCTCGTCAATGGCTGGTCTGCGGCGCGACTGGACGAACTGCTTCCCTGGGCGTCGACCTACACGATGCATGTACAAGATCCGAGGCTGGCGGCATGAGCCTCAACACGACCGCGGTCCGGATCAAGGTGTCCCTCAAGGACGTGAAACCGGAGGTGATGCGTCGCCTTGTCGTACCCGTCACCCTGCGCCTTGATCGGCTGCACCTGACGCTTCAGGCGGCGTTCGGCTGGACAAACAGCCACCTCTTCGAGTTCTTCGCTGGTGAGGTCCGTTGGGGGATTCCTGATCCCGACGGTGATTTTGGCCCCCAGCCGATCGATGCCCGCAAGGCGCGGCTCTCCGATATCGTTCAAGAGACCGGCGCCAAGACGATCCATTATCTCTATGACTTCGGCGACAGCTGGGACCATGTGATCAAGCTCGAAAAATGGTTCGACAACACGACGACAGAGGGACTTCCCCTCTTGCTCGAGGCCGCCGGTCGTTGT belongs to Bradyrhizobium icense and includes:
- a CDS encoding M20/M25/M40 family metallo-hydrolase gives rise to the protein MSPNSRHTAGAELSRVFEHIDANKDQFVSRLLDYLRHPSISAHNIGMSEVAELLVTMLSRLGLEARTIPTSGYPMVLASWNRAPGAPTVLLYGHYDVQPPDPLEAWISPPFEPTIRDGRIYARGAGDNKGQHFAQILALESHFAVHGRLPCNVLLLLEGEEEIGSPNIAEFVRAHRDLLRADLVITADGPLHESNRPIITYGVRGIVSFELRARAANRDVHSGNFGGVVPNPIWTLVHLLATMKNADGEITIDGFRDDVVAPTERERAATARLPQIAEDVKRALNLATLDNPVDRPPADSLMFYPTLTINGFHGGYAGPGPKTIVPHEAFVKCDARLVERQNPDDILDKIEAHVKKHAPDVEFLRVESTPPSKTPLDAPFSQTVQSAVHAAHGVEPLIYSSLGATLPDYVFTKILGTPSFVVPYANADEANHAPNENIRIDCFLKGVRTGAAVLDALGKSVESSGPIHSDGENGSWLEP
- the tnpA gene encoding IS66-like element accessory protein TnpA, producing the protein MDDHSDDIRRPLSSRIEVYAGAGRKRWPDDLKARIVEESLEPGAVVTDIARRHGCRPQQVHDWRRRARLGQLVLPSPADTLSFVPLVSESAPPAAAEPSGSREAAVVTVEFQGARVEVRGTPGLVLSDVFMALRRTRSC
- the tnpB gene encoding IS66 family insertion sequence element accessory protein TnpB (TnpB, as the term is used for proteins encoded by IS66 family insertion elements, is considered an accessory protein, since TnpC, encoded by a neighboring gene, is a DDE family transposase.), whose translation is MLTLPASLTIYVATQPVDFRKGADGLALLAKETLGHDPMKGVAVVFRAKRADRVKIVVWDGSGLVLYWKRLESSAFKWPPVVDGVMRMNAAQLSALLAGMDWTRMHAPRIPQPKALA
- the tnpC gene encoding IS66 family transposase yields the protein MSDLPDELPSDPAELRVFAAALLDRCARLERLLKLANDAQFGRSSEKLDADQLQLVLEDIDQAVAALEAAEDRANPKTCEKRTAKRRANRGQLPEHLPRIVETLLPAATCCPSCKGGLVEIGRDERRLDVVPAQYRVIVTRRPKLACRACHGVVLQHAAPERLIKGGLPTERLVAHVIDGKYHWHLPLYRQAQMLATHGIAIDRSTLAFWVGYAAQELKPLWHRLRELLLASPKLCVDETPAPVLDPGRGRTKTGYFWALSRDDRPWAGPDPPGVVYAYAPGRGAVHGLRLLEGYRGIIHCDGYGAYKTMTRETRADALSGTLAFCWSHLRRQFVKIEREASPAPAPVAREALERIAQLYVVEKALRGRSDAERRAGRQAHARPLAAALKQWFEATLDHLAQKSDTAKALRYALRHWDGLTLYLDDGRIEMDTNAVERAMRPIKLNAKNSLFAGCDEGAESWAVLASLIETCKLNSVSAEHWLSDVLAKLVNGWSAARLDELLPWASTYTMHVQDPRLAA
- a CDS encoding plasmid pRiA4b ORF-3 family protein, producing the protein MSLNTTAVRIKVSLKDVKPEVMRRLVVPVTLRLDRLHLTLQAAFGWTNSHLFEFFAGEVRWGIPDPDGDFGPQPIDARKARLSDIVQETGAKTIHYLYDFGDSWDHVIKLEKWFDNTTTEGLPLLLEAAGRCPPEDVGGAPGYAEYLDAIGDPAHPEHHHMRLWGPERFDPNVVDWTALEAAVNALSGGWKPRRRSTRLT